The following coding sequences lie in one Saccharopolyspora hordei genomic window:
- the nuoE gene encoding NADH-quinone oxidoreductase subunit NuoE encodes MTEQFEFTNTEEAVHETADTSVFDAKTRDEAQQIIARYPESRSALLPMLHLVQSVQGHVSAAGIQFCAEQLSLSTAEVSAVATFYTMYKRKPCGQHLVSVCTNTLCAALGGDAIYRQLSEHLGVGHDETAGTPGEEGSITLEHAECLAACDLAPVLQVNYEYFDNQTPEKALELVKALQRGEKPAPTRGPELTDFRTAERQLAGFFDDLESTVAGQSQAPETLRGAQLAQERGWTAPSMPDDVDLPPVPEKK; translated from the coding sequence ATGACCGAGCAGTTCGAGTTCACCAACACCGAGGAAGCGGTCCACGAGACCGCGGACACGTCGGTGTTCGACGCGAAGACCCGTGACGAGGCGCAGCAGATCATCGCGCGGTACCCGGAGTCCCGGTCGGCGCTGCTGCCGATGCTGCACCTCGTGCAGTCGGTGCAGGGGCACGTCAGCGCGGCGGGGATCCAGTTCTGCGCCGAGCAGCTGTCGCTGTCCACCGCGGAGGTCAGCGCGGTCGCGACGTTCTACACCATGTACAAGCGCAAGCCCTGCGGCCAGCACCTGGTGAGCGTGTGCACCAACACGCTGTGCGCGGCGCTCGGCGGCGACGCGATCTACCGGCAGCTCAGCGAGCACCTGGGCGTCGGGCACGACGAGACGGCCGGCACGCCGGGCGAGGAGGGCTCGATCACCCTCGAGCACGCCGAGTGCCTGGCGGCCTGCGACCTGGCGCCGGTGCTGCAGGTCAACTACGAGTACTTCGACAACCAGACGCCGGAGAAGGCGCTGGAGCTGGTGAAGGCGTTGCAGCGCGGGGAGAAGCCCGCGCCGACACGCGGCCCGGAGCTGACCGACTTCCGCACCGCGGAGCGCCAGCTGGCCGGGTTCTTCGACGACCTCGAGTCCACTGTGGCCGGTCAGTCGCAGGCGCCGGAGACGCTGCGCGGTGCGCAGCTGGCCCAGGAGCGCGGCTGGACCGCGCCGAGCATGCCCGACGACGTGGACCTGCCGCCGGTGCCGGAGAAGAAGTGA
- the nuoF gene encoding NADH-quinone oxidoreductase subunit NuoF, with product MTRAQSNVDPVTPVLTKRWLSPNSWTLRTYEQLEGYTALRKALQGTPEQLVELVKSAGLRGRGGAGFPSGVKWSFMPSQPTKPHYLVINADEGEPGTCKDIPLMMADPHSLIEGCIIASYAMRANTCMIYVRGEALHPIRRLNNAVREAYQAGYLGKDILGSGFDLDIVVHAGAGAYICGEETALLDSLEGKRGQPRLKPPFPAAAGLYACPTTVNNVETIATVPYIVNGGVDWFRSMGTEKSPGPKIYSISGHVERPGQYEAPLGTTLRQLLELAGGMKDGIPLKFWTPGGSSTPMFTADHLDVPLDFEGAAEAGSMLGTTAVMVFNETVSVPWAVMKWTQFYEHESCGKCTPCREGTYWLAQVLERMVEGRGTQEDIDTLLDVCDNIFGRSFCALGDGATSPIVSGIKYFREEFLALCEKNKADEPELVGAAR from the coding sequence ATGACCCGAGCTCAGTCCAACGTCGACCCGGTGACCCCGGTGCTGACCAAGCGGTGGCTCTCGCCCAACTCCTGGACCCTGCGCACCTACGAGCAGCTGGAGGGCTACACCGCGCTGCGCAAGGCGCTGCAGGGCACCCCCGAGCAGCTCGTCGAGCTCGTCAAGTCGGCCGGGCTGCGCGGCCGCGGTGGGGCGGGCTTCCCGTCCGGCGTGAAGTGGAGCTTCATGCCCTCCCAGCCCACCAAGCCGCACTACCTGGTCATCAACGCCGACGAGGGCGAGCCGGGGACCTGCAAGGACATCCCGCTGATGATGGCCGACCCGCACTCGCTGATCGAGGGCTGCATCATCGCCAGCTACGCGATGCGCGCGAACACCTGCATGATCTACGTGCGCGGCGAGGCGCTGCACCCGATCCGGCGGCTGAACAACGCGGTGCGCGAGGCCTACCAAGCCGGGTACCTGGGCAAGGACATCCTCGGCTCCGGGTTCGACCTGGACATCGTGGTGCACGCGGGCGCGGGCGCCTACATCTGCGGTGAGGAGACCGCGCTGCTGGACTCGCTGGAGGGCAAGCGCGGGCAGCCGCGGCTCAAGCCCCCGTTCCCGGCGGCCGCGGGCCTCTACGCCTGCCCGACCACGGTGAACAACGTCGAGACCATCGCCACCGTGCCCTACATCGTCAACGGCGGTGTCGACTGGTTCCGCAGCATGGGCACCGAGAAGTCGCCGGGCCCGAAGATCTACTCGATTTCCGGGCACGTCGAGCGGCCCGGCCAGTACGAGGCCCCGCTGGGCACCACGCTGCGGCAGCTGCTGGAGCTGGCGGGCGGCATGAAGGACGGCATCCCGCTGAAGTTCTGGACGCCGGGCGGCTCGTCCACCCCGATGTTCACCGCCGACCACCTGGACGTGCCGCTGGACTTCGAGGGCGCGGCCGAGGCCGGGTCGATGCTGGGCACCACCGCGGTGATGGTGTTCAACGAGACGGTGTCGGTGCCGTGGGCCGTGATGAAGTGGACGCAGTTCTACGAGCACGAGTCGTGCGGCAAGTGCACCCCCTGCCGCGAGGGCACCTACTGGCTGGCGCAGGTGCTGGAGCGCATGGTCGAGGGGCGCGGCACCCAGGAGGACATCGACACCCTGCTGGACGTCTGCGACAACATCTTCGGCCGCTCGTTCTGCGCCCTCGGTGACGGTGCGACGAGCCCGATCGTCAGCGGCATCAAGTACTTCCGCGAGGAGTTCCTCGCGCTCTGTGAGAAGAACAAGGCCGACGAGCCGGAACTGGTAGGAGCGGCCCGATGA